In the genome of Angustibacter luteus, one region contains:
- a CDS encoding DUF4333 domain-containing protein produces MSTPPPEPTQPTQPTQAFASPSPLPAHQQYPQYQQPYAPTSSWQPPAQPPRGESGATRVIAIVALVLAALACLGVLVVFVVTMVSGVGIDAGGDLEGTAPQVVAGQPYSGEALAAEVQHVFEYEGWSVDSMDCPDTPRVDYDAQTTCHGVVDDYEENVTVDFQDAEGHFKVFEE; encoded by the coding sequence GTGAGCACGCCACCCCCCGAGCCGACGCAGCCGACGCAGCCGACGCAGGCGTTCGCGTCCCCGTCCCCGCTGCCGGCGCACCAGCAGTACCCGCAGTACCAGCAGCCGTACGCTCCGACGTCGTCCTGGCAGCCGCCAGCCCAGCCCCCGCGCGGGGAGTCCGGCGCGACCAGGGTCATCGCGATCGTCGCCCTGGTGCTCGCCGCGCTGGCCTGCCTGGGCGTCCTCGTGGTGTTCGTCGTCACCATGGTGTCCGGCGTCGGCATCGACGCCGGGGGCGACCTCGAGGGCACCGCCCCGCAGGTCGTCGCGGGCCAGCCCTACTCCGGGGAGGCGCTCGCGGCGGAGGTCCAGCACGTGTTCGAGTACGAGGGCTGGAGCGTCGACTCGATGGACTGCCCTGACACCCCACGAGTGGACTACGACGCGCAGACCACCTGCCACGGCGTCGTTGACGACTACGAGGAGAACGTGACCGTCGACTTCCAGGACGCCGAGGGGCACTTCAAGGTCTTCGAGGAGTAG
- the gndA gene encoding NADP-dependent phosphogluconate dehydrogenase, protein MTNPDAPAQIGVTGLAVMGRNLARNLARHGFTVALHNRTHARTESLVAEHGDEGTFVPSERLEDFVASLERPRAIIVMVKAGGPTDAVVDELVPLLDEGDIVIDCGNAHFADTRRREQALSEHGLHFVGAGVSGGEVGALEGPSIMPGGSAQSYEKLGPIFESIAAQVDGTPCCVHVGPDGAGHFVKMVHNGIEYADMQLIAEAYDLLRSGLGAAPAQIADTFREWNSGDLESFLIEITADVLAHTDAATGEAFVDVVLDQAEQKGTGRWTVQNALELGVPITGIAEATFARSLSGHAEQRAAAAQAFATPAEEGFADDPQAFTDDVRKALYASKVVAYAQGFDHIAAGSDEYGWDVDPGAMATIWRGGCIIRAKFLDRIREAYDDQPDLPTLLVAPYFAAAVQDGVDSWRRVVAAAARAGIPTPAFSSSLAYFDALRRPRLPAALIQGLRDNFGAHTYRRVDRDGTFHTEWSQDLVEHEA, encoded by the coding sequence ATGACGAACCCGGACGCTCCCGCGCAGATCGGCGTCACCGGCCTGGCCGTGATGGGCCGCAACCTCGCCCGCAACCTCGCCCGGCACGGCTTCACGGTCGCGCTGCACAACCGCACCCACGCGCGCACCGAGAGCCTGGTCGCCGAGCACGGCGACGAGGGCACCTTCGTTCCCAGCGAGCGCCTCGAGGACTTCGTCGCGAGCCTCGAGCGACCACGGGCGATCATCGTCATGGTCAAGGCCGGTGGGCCGACCGACGCGGTGGTCGACGAGCTCGTGCCCCTGCTGGACGAGGGCGACATCGTCATCGACTGCGGCAACGCGCACTTCGCCGACACGCGGCGCCGCGAGCAGGCGCTGTCCGAGCACGGCCTGCACTTCGTCGGCGCCGGGGTGTCCGGTGGTGAGGTGGGCGCCCTGGAGGGGCCGTCGATCATGCCCGGCGGGTCGGCGCAGTCGTACGAGAAGCTCGGCCCGATCTTCGAGTCCATCGCCGCCCAGGTCGACGGCACGCCCTGCTGCGTGCACGTCGGCCCGGACGGCGCCGGGCACTTCGTCAAGATGGTGCACAACGGCATCGAGTACGCCGACATGCAGCTCATCGCCGAGGCCTACGACCTGCTGCGCAGCGGCCTGGGGGCGGCGCCCGCCCAGATCGCCGACACCTTCCGTGAGTGGAACTCAGGCGACCTGGAGTCCTTCCTCATCGAGATCACCGCCGACGTCCTGGCGCACACGGACGCCGCGACCGGCGAGGCCTTCGTGGACGTCGTCCTGGACCAGGCCGAGCAGAAGGGCACCGGCCGCTGGACCGTGCAGAACGCCCTCGAGCTCGGGGTGCCGATCACCGGCATCGCCGAGGCGACGTTCGCCCGGTCACTGTCCGGGCACGCCGAGCAGCGGGCCGCCGCCGCGCAGGCGTTCGCCACGCCCGCCGAGGAGGGCTTCGCTGACGACCCGCAGGCGTTCACGGACGACGTCCGCAAGGCGCTGTACGCGAGCAAGGTCGTCGCGTACGCGCAGGGCTTCGACCACATCGCAGCGGGCAGCGACGAGTACGGCTGGGACGTCGACCCCGGTGCCATGGCGACGATCTGGCGCGGCGGCTGCATCATCCGGGCCAAGTTCCTGGACCGGATCCGGGAGGCGTACGACGACCAGCCGGACCTGCCGACCCTGCTGGTCGCGCCCTACTTCGCCGCCGCCGTGCAGGACGGGGTGGACAGCTGGCGGCGCGTGGTCGCGGCGGCGGCCCGGGCCGGCATCCCGACCCCGGCGTTCTCGTCGTCCCTGGCCTACTTCGACGCGCTGCGCCGGCCTCGGCTTCCGGCGGCCCTCATCCAGGGGCTGCGAGACAACTTCGGCGCGCACACCTACCGCCGGGTCGACCGGGACGGCACGTTCCACACCGAGTGGTCGCAGGACCTCGTCGAGCACGAGGCCTGA
- a CDS encoding metallophosphoesterase: MPVPARAALGLVGLGAAFVAGTVVESRAYLLRRYELPVLAPGSRSLRVLHLSDLHLTPWQRREREWVRGLAALEPDLVVDTGDNLAHVDAVPAVLDALAPLLERPGVFVLGSNDYYGPVPKNPARYLLRHGGKKRLTGARLPTQDLVDGLLDAGWLDLDNRRDRLDVGGLALSFVGVDDPHLGYDRFPAPSESARDAVDLPVGVLHAPYTHALDAMAADGARLVLAGHTHGGQLRLPGFGALVTNCDLDRRRARGVSRWWTGAGRVAADHLPPDDAAWLHVSAGLGTSPYTPFRFCCRPEASLLTLTAP; encoded by the coding sequence ATCCCTGTGCCTGCCCGTGCCGCGCTGGGCCTGGTCGGGCTCGGTGCCGCCTTCGTGGCCGGCACCGTGGTCGAGAGCCGGGCCTACCTGCTGCGCCGCTACGAGCTGCCGGTGCTCGCGCCGGGCTCGCGGTCGCTGCGGGTGCTGCACCTGTCCGACCTGCACCTGACGCCGTGGCAGCGCCGCGAGCGCGAGTGGGTCCGCGGGCTGGCGGCGCTCGAACCCGACCTGGTGGTGGACACCGGCGACAACCTCGCGCACGTCGACGCCGTCCCCGCGGTGCTGGACGCCCTGGCCCCGCTGCTCGAGCGCCCCGGGGTGTTCGTGCTGGGGTCGAACGACTACTACGGGCCGGTGCCGAAGAACCCTGCCCGGTACCTGCTCCGCCACGGCGGCAAGAAGCGACTGACCGGCGCGCGGCTGCCTACCCAGGACCTGGTCGACGGGCTGCTGGACGCGGGCTGGTTGGACCTGGACAACCGGCGCGACCGGCTGGACGTCGGCGGTCTGGCGCTGTCGTTCGTCGGGGTCGACGACCCGCACCTGGGCTACGACCGGTTCCCCGCGCCGTCCGAGTCCGCGCGTGACGCCGTCGACCTGCCCGTCGGGGTGCTGCACGCGCCGTACACGCACGCGCTGGACGCGATGGCGGCGGACGGTGCGCGGCTGGTGCTGGCCGGGCACACCCACGGCGGCCAGCTGCGGTTGCCGGGCTTCGGCGCGCTGGTCACCAACTGCGACCTGGACCGCCGGCGCGCCCGCGGGGTGAGTCGCTGGTGGACCGGCGCCGGCCGGGTCGCGGCCGACCACCTGCCCCCGGACGACGCCGCCTGGCTGCACGTGAGCGCCGGCCTGGGCACCTCGCCGTACACGCCGTTCCGGTTCTGCTGCCGCCCCGAGGCGTCGCTGCTCACCCTCACCGCCCCCTGA
- a CDS encoding S9 family peptidase: protein MSEMPDWEARFRARRLGLPDFARDDDRRTVVPATTSAGTLELHWWSVGDDEPVPATDRPEGTAHGILHPSGHALWWFDDRKGDEKGVWQRQDFGSAPGSHTDATGLPHAYSSGLALGDGLAVVGSSDDDYGVRVHVVAADGAARVLYEHEEEAYVGDLSRDESLLVIAHSEHGDSRHPALRVVRVDDGTTVGDLWDGAGKGLEPAGFSPLAGDQRMLAVHERDGVPALLVWDPVSGAEQLVAIDLPGEVEDADWWPDAGSVVVALSHEARTTLVRVQLDSLAAQRFGPTSGTVRSMAVRDDGEVWAGWSSAAQPATVRRLDVTRQDEGEVLLAPPGAAAPPSVPVEDVWVEGPGGRIHALLRRPAVDLVAPPRPLPLVIEVHGGPTHHDVDAFGAYPSAWVDHGYAVVQVNYRGSTGYGSAWRDALEARVGHVELEDVLAVRDHLVEIGFADPTKVVLAGASWGGYLTLLGLGTQPDSWALGLAGVPVADYVAAYEDEMEGLKAFDRSLFGGSPAEVPERYVDSSPITYVDAVQVPVLVLAGENDPRCPIRQIENYLARLDARGVPHGVYRYDAGHGSLVDDERVRQMRVELDFVLAHLGA from the coding sequence ATGAGCGAGATGCCCGACTGGGAGGCCCGGTTCCGCGCCCGCCGCCTCGGTCTGCCCGACTTCGCGCGCGACGACGACCGGCGCACGGTCGTACCGGCGACGACGTCGGCGGGCACCCTCGAGCTGCACTGGTGGTCGGTCGGGGACGACGAGCCCGTGCCCGCGACGGACCGACCGGAGGGCACCGCCCACGGCATCCTGCACCCGAGCGGGCACGCCCTGTGGTGGTTCGACGACCGCAAGGGCGACGAGAAGGGCGTCTGGCAGCGGCAGGACTTCGGCTCGGCGCCGGGCTCGCACACGGACGCGACCGGGCTGCCGCACGCGTACAGCTCGGGCCTGGCTCTGGGCGACGGCCTCGCGGTGGTCGGCAGCAGCGACGACGACTACGGCGTGCGCGTGCACGTGGTCGCCGCGGACGGCGCAGCGCGCGTGCTCTACGAGCACGAGGAGGAGGCCTACGTCGGTGACCTGTCCCGCGACGAGTCGCTGCTGGTGATCGCGCACAGCGAGCACGGCGACTCGCGGCACCCAGCGTTGCGGGTGGTGCGCGTGGACGACGGGACGACGGTCGGCGACCTGTGGGACGGCGCCGGTAAGGGTCTCGAGCCCGCGGGCTTCTCCCCGCTGGCCGGCGACCAGCGGATGCTCGCGGTGCACGAGCGCGACGGCGTCCCCGCGCTGCTGGTCTGGGACCCGGTGTCGGGCGCCGAGCAGCTCGTCGCGATCGACCTGCCCGGCGAGGTCGAGGACGCGGACTGGTGGCCCGACGCTGGCAGCGTGGTCGTCGCCCTGTCCCACGAGGCCCGCACCACGCTGGTCCGGGTGCAGCTGGATTCCCTTGCCGCGCAACGGTTCGGACCGACGTCCGGCACCGTGCGGTCGATGGCGGTGCGAGACGACGGCGAGGTGTGGGCGGGGTGGTCGTCCGCGGCGCAGCCGGCCACCGTGCGCCGGCTGGACGTCACGCGCCAGGACGAGGGCGAGGTACTGCTCGCGCCGCCCGGCGCCGCGGCGCCGCCGTCCGTGCCGGTCGAGGACGTCTGGGTCGAGGGCCCCGGCGGGCGCATCCACGCGCTGCTGCGCCGCCCGGCGGTCGACCTGGTCGCACCGCCGCGCCCCCTGCCTCTGGTGATCGAGGTGCACGGCGGCCCGACGCACCACGACGTGGACGCCTTCGGCGCCTACCCGAGCGCCTGGGTCGACCACGGCTACGCGGTGGTGCAGGTCAACTACCGCGGCTCGACGGGCTACGGCTCGGCCTGGCGCGACGCCTTGGAGGCGCGGGTCGGGCACGTCGAGCTGGAGGACGTGCTCGCCGTGCGCGACCACCTCGTCGAGATCGGCTTCGCGGACCCGACCAAGGTCGTGCTCGCGGGCGCCTCCTGGGGCGGCTACCTCACGCTGCTCGGGCTGGGTACCCAGCCGGACTCCTGGGCGCTGGGACTCGCCGGCGTGCCGGTGGCCGACTACGTCGCCGCGTACGAGGACGAGATGGAGGGGCTCAAGGCCTTCGACCGGTCGCTGTTCGGTGGCTCGCCGGCGGAGGTCCCCGAGCGGTACGTCGACTCCAGCCCGATCACCTACGTCGACGCCGTGCAGGTGCCCGTGCTGGTGCTGGCCGGCGAGAACGACCCCCGCTGCCCGATCCGGCAGATCGAGAACTACCTGGCCCGGCTCGACGCGCGCGGCGTGCCGCACGGCGTGTACCGGTACGACGCCGGGCACGGGTCGCTGGTGGACGACGAGCGCGTCCGGCAGATGCGCGTCGAGCTGGACTTCGTGCTGGCGCACCTGGGGGCCTGA
- a CDS encoding response regulator transcription factor, giving the protein MLEPYRDRVVIAELDANEPVDDLVDIALYDSFAQPESDAAEIGVLVANPRARRVVVYTWNFHPDLVASARDKGAHGYLSKTLAARELVDALEAIHAGENVTTEGPPRAKVATGLDWPGRGEGLTDRESEILALITQGKSNAEVAALTYLSPNTVKSYIRTTYRKIGVASRSQAVLWGVKHGFVPDHHRIEHWRGGP; this is encoded by the coding sequence ATGCTCGAGCCCTACCGGGACCGCGTCGTGATCGCCGAGCTGGATGCGAACGAGCCCGTTGACGACCTGGTGGACATCGCGCTGTACGACTCCTTCGCCCAGCCGGAGTCCGATGCCGCCGAGATCGGCGTGCTGGTGGCCAACCCGCGGGCCCGGCGGGTCGTGGTCTACACCTGGAACTTCCACCCGGACCTGGTGGCGAGCGCGCGCGACAAGGGCGCGCACGGCTACCTGTCCAAGACCCTCGCGGCGCGCGAGCTCGTGGACGCACTCGAGGCGATCCACGCCGGCGAGAACGTCACGACGGAGGGACCGCCACGGGCGAAGGTCGCGACGGGGCTGGACTGGCCCGGCCGCGGCGAGGGTCTGACGGACCGGGAGTCGGAGATCCTGGCGCTGATCACGCAGGGCAAGAGCAACGCCGAGGTCGCCGCGCTGACCTACCTGAGTCCCAACACGGTGAAGTCCTACATCAGGACGACGTACCGCAAGATCGGCGTCGCGAGCCGCTCGCAAGCGGTGCTGTGGGGGGTCAAGCACGGTTTCGTGCCCGACCACCACCGGATCGAGCACTGGCGCGGCGGCCCCTGA